The following is a genomic window from Strongyloides ratti genome assembly S_ratti_ED321, chromosome : 1.
CAAGATTACAgctaataaaatttcatttttacatTGTTATGTCTTCAAAAAcgtaaaagaaataatttaaaaaaaaaattaaaaaagccaatttataataccaaaatttttttttgaaaaaatatatttgatcaACTCAAAGAAATGTTTCTGAAAGTCATAATTATTCAttgaatgataaaaatatcaattattttttaatttatgaaaaaaaattttttttatatataaacattaaaataatagtaattaatgtaaaacctaatgattataatttttcaaaaaatgaaatataactAGAAAAGATAGTAATATTTCTGAAAATAAAGGTAATTGAAATCAAATACTACAAaagtttagaaaaaattttcaaaaacaataaattaagatttgataaatgaatattcatttaaatattaaatctcttttatttaattattagtataattataaggccacaaaaaaataattgaaaaaaataaatatatacaaaaataattatatatatataaaactagTATATTTGTCTAATGTGAGAtcaatataaaaactttgaaagaataccaaaaaaaaaatatttggtaaaatttgttatctcaaatatatatataaattccatataaaggaaaaataatgatgtaatttttttttcttattaataaaCCCAAGATACTGGAACCCATTGTGGTGTAACATTTAGTTTTTCCATTATTACTTCTAATTGTTTAATAGTTTCatcaatatcattattatatataatataatcaaaaagATGACCAAATGCTTGGCGTAATATTTCactttcttttaataatctttCTAAAGAACCATCTGGATCTTGGAGACCTTGTAAGTCTGGTGCTGCTATAAATACAACAAATGGTGAGTACTCAGCAGTACGGAGAACTTTTAATGCCTGTGGTTCAACATCAAGAATAGCTGTTTTACCAGAACGATGAATATGTCTAATTGTTTCAAGTTTTGTTCCATACATACATTCTTCATGTGTTCCATATTCAagatattcattattttgtatatctGTTAACATAGCATCATttgatacaaaaaaataatgtttaccATCAATTTCATCTTTACGTGGTTGTCTTGTTGTATGTGGTATTGGATAAGCATATTTACCTGGATATTTATGAATTAAggtattttttatatgtctTCTACCAACACCATGTGCACCAAGAAGGACAAGTGTTTTACGGCGAAATTGTGTTAAACCAACAACTTCTTCATATGTTACAAGATCTAATTGTTCAAAGATATTAGAATGTTTAcgtaaatattttgttgtataatatttcttttttttattaaaccaCATACAATTAGAACCTTCTTTGGCTCTTTCCATTGCCATACATGCTGTTCTCCATTCTTGTAATTCTGGTGATGGTATTAAACCAGCTACTGTCATTGTAGTTGGACCACTTTTACCAAAATTATGTGGATCATGAGTATTAAGAGTTGATGTATATATACCACTTAATGTATTTGGATTAATATTAAGATGTTTAATTGTTGAAAAATTTCCTATAGCAGGAAAAGGGCAAATAAATTTAGCTTGCCACCAATTATGATCATCTTTTGATATAACTTGTAATATATCACCAGTTTTAAATGGTACACCAGCCTGTGAACATGGTATTAAATCATCTTGTGATGGATCATAATCAAATTGTGCCCTAACAAATATTTCACATGCTGGTGGAGCACTTCTATAACTAGGaactattttaaatgttacaTTTCCTCTAATATCACGTAACATTTTTTGTAAACTTTCAACACTTTGATTTTGTACAGAAATACCATTAATTTCACGTATTTCATCTGATACATGAAGTGTTCCCTGTCTATGAATTAAACCACCATACATTATTCTAGCTACAATACATCTACCATCTtcagttatttttaatgttattccCATTGGTTCTTCAGTATCTTTTTGAAATTGAATTAATCTAACTCTAGAAACAATATCTGTAAAAATATCTTGTTCctcattttctaaaaaaaaaacaaaaaaaaatatatattataaaaataaaattttaataattaccTTGCATTTTAGAAGTTGATGGTTGAATAGAACTTTGAATATCATGATTACACATTCTTGGTAATGATtgtgtaaatattttatcacttACATTACTTGGTGAGATAATTTTACTACTACTACTACTTGATCCTTTTCCAACTGGAAAAGGGTTTAATCCTGCAAAGTTATTTGGAAGcgtattattatataagcTACAATTAACTCCAATTTTATCATCATGTCTTGTTAAAACATCACCACATTCAACATTTggattattaaaaacttcctgtaatattatatcttGTGCATTTAGAAGAGCTTTTAAATGAACATTTGAAAAGATAGCTTTTAATTCTATTGCTTCTGGAGATGGGTTAGTAAGATTGTCTAGTGatgtttttaatacattaaacAAACTTGTTGCTTCTGGTAATGATGTTTGTGGATGTAAATCTTGTCTTGATACTTTATCATACAActgaaacaaaaaaaaagatatatatatatgtatatataaaattaattattatttttttttggtaaatttttttaaaaataatttttagtatatttaatttttaatattttatgatatattaaCCTATACTTTTAATTGGAGGTAAAATAATACTAGCATTATCATCTTCAATATCTTGCCTACTAATTCTATCTTCAAGATGAGTTAATGTACTTTCACACTCCAATCTATTTTTCCTAATATCTTCCTCAATATTGACAGGCCTAAGTTTGATGATATCTGTTGTACATTCAATTTCAATATTACTATCAACTTCAATTTCAtgatcttttttattataattgttgGTAGATGTCTTCTCAACAATCATCTCAAGAAGATCACGATTTTCTATTAAACTATTTTCTAGTAACCTTTTAGTATATTTCATATTAATAGCATCATCACAAATAGAGGTATGATGATGTCGTCTTTGTAGGAGATGGCGATCTACCTGTTCATGACAACAAAATCCTCTATCAGTACATGCTCCAATACAAATAACAGATAggataaatattaaaaatgatccTATTAGAAGTGATAAGAgtaaattttgatataacaATGAAtccataaataaatattataattttaacatctaataaaaatattgttattaactataatatttatattaataacaaaaaaaaaatagtaataaaaaaaaaccacaTTAAATGTggtacttttatttattaagattaaaataaaatttatttattattttataaaataataataaattaaaaagaaaaattaatctttatcttctaatattaaaacaaaaaagaattgaatatattatgataaaaataatctaataaatattatatttcaatgATGATCTTAAAATGATATAGTCAAAAGAAGATAATTTACatgtgtaaaaaaaaaagattaagataagaaagaaaatggtagtagttatttaaaatattttctggAAGAGTAACACCTCTAATTTATAGAAAAGATTTAATTGATAAGGGAAAGATGGAAgattatttatcatatatatattttatttttttcattattacttaattatatattcattatactggaataaatatatgtgaCTGTtgattaatgaaaataaaaatgagtggggaattttatattattttaataaatcatcatatctgtttgttttaataagtttaatttaaaaaaaaaagcacgTGGTAATATTTATGAATTAAGATGATTAAGTATATGTGAATATGAttgaatattaataaaatttatttttaaaatatttttaaagtttaacaTTAGGGTAAGTATCtaattgtttaattatttattaattaactaaatacttcttttaataatatatttttaaaaataataatttttaagaaattattttacattataaaCATAAAGTTATTAGATTATACTTGAgaaataactaaaatatataaaataattatattttgtaaaataatataaatactgTCAATGGAcaatttaatagaaatatatagaaaatctaattaacttttattgggaaaaataatgaaaagaGGAAAagcaatttataaaaatatcaataaacGTAACAtctttttgtatatttatttattttgataaaaagaaaagcTATTTAATTggttattgtaaaaaatttttactaaactaaatattattccttaatatgataaaaaaatttaaaatgtactattatagaaaagttttagataaataataaaatatgatttatttttactattatatagatataattttttatttattattaaactgcaataattttactacattattattgttataaaactttttattttatttttagaaaaataaatttttttaatcacttaataaagaaaaaaatataaaatctcTCCTAAGggaaattataatattaacatttttaaatagtaaatataaaggcatatatttatttgagtATAGACATATGATAAaggaataattttattgaacttttttttttcttgataataaatatctcTCTTTacatgtttctttttttatttttaaaactataatttttatgattaatatcctatatttatttgatatataatatcataaCAAAGATtgaaaacaactttttttgcactattattaaaaaagaacaaaaatTGTTGGGAATTAGTTTAGATAATAAGATATGATAAAAGATTAGAAAAAagatatacaataaaattagtgGTAAAagtactatttttttttttgtttttagtATAAAACTATAGAAGTAAGTCTATATATGATAATGTTaaacaattgaaaaaataaaaaatacattttgaaatatctaaatattaaaagtaataataacaaaCCTTTTGTTTCAATTTAACGgttgttatattatttggAGAACCAGGAATAGGACTATTAATATATGATGATTGCGATGAGGTAATTGTTGGTGATAGGGATATTGAAAGTAGAGGTATTTCAAGATTCCAATCCTCTggattttcatttattataactttttcaattatttcatcattatttttacaagtTACTGATATTGGTGATTTTGAGGAATAGTATATACTTTTAACTGGTAATGAAAATGACACTGATCTTGATATTTTGgcatcttttttaaaagaagatTTTGTTGAAGGTATTAATATTGAATTATTACTTtgcattatattttattagtttaaaaaaaattatcaaacaTATGTAGAGAaggatataataatatataaatataataatttttaaactaaaaattaataataaataatgttagtgataaaaaaaaatgccaTTAAGAATCATATATCATATTTGATGACGTTAACTTGTTGGTAATTAAAGACAAATGTGTGTTGTTTTTGGAGGTAGgtctaataaaaataacacataaaatataattttttaaaataaaaataatataagttACATCATCAACCAGGTggtaattataaaaagatgtTGATTTTTAACAAATCATATACATgtgataaaaaagtaattttttctttaaaataaataattaatatttatatgattgatatatatttatatataaaataaaaatatatataaaaaaaataaaaaaaatttttttaaagaatat
Proteins encoded in this region:
- a CDS encoding Peripheral plasma membrane protein CASK, whose translation is MDSLLYQNLLLSLLIGSFLIFILSVICIGACTDRGFCCHEQVDRHLLQRRHHHTSICDDAINMKYTKRLLENSLIENRDLLEMIVEKTSTNNYNKKDHEIEVDSNIEIECTTDIIKLRPVNIEEDIRKNRLECESTLTHLEDRISRQDIEDDNASIILPPIKSIVSRQDLHPQTSLPEATSLFNVLKTSLDNLTNPSPEAIELKAIFSNVHLKALLNAQDIILQEVFNNPNVECGDVLTRHDDKIGVNFGKGSSSSSSKIISPSNVSDKIFTQSLPRMCNHDIQSSIQPSTSKMQENEEQDIFTDIVSRVRLIQFQKDTEEPMGITLKITEDGRCIVARIMYGGLIHRQGTLHVSDEIREINGISVQNQSVESLQKMLRDIRGNVTFKIVPSYRSAPPACEIFVRAQFDYDPSQDDLIPCSQAGVPFKTGDILQVISKDDHNWWQAKFICPFPAIGNFSTIKHLNINPNTLSGIYTSTLNTHDPHNFGKSGPTTMTVAGLIPSPELQEWRTACMAMERAKEGSNCMWFNKKKKYYTTKYLRKHSNIFEQLDLVTYEEVVGLTQFRRKTLVLLGAHGVGRRHIKNTLIHKYPGKYAYPIPHTTRQPRKDEIDGKHYFFVSNDAMLTDIQNNEYLEYGTHEECMYGTKLETIRHIHRSGKTAILDVEPQALKVLRTAEYSPFVVFIAAPDLQGLQDPDGSLERLLKESEILRQAFGHLFDYIIYNNDIDETIKQLEVIMEKLNVTPQWVPVSWVY